From a region of the Castanea sativa cultivar Marrone di Chiusa Pesio chromosome 10, ASM4071231v1 genome:
- the LOC142612628 gene encoding uncharacterized protein LOC142612628 isoform X5 — MSLCSSLSLSLSLSSPKSLSFLQKTKPLSFNGGVSGSPVTYRFRASADVPDFLSADWLESRKKRPFGPRLNFSAEEAVQHQLDALKYNDQPRQDYGIEVLYRFAGFDPFERSTYFGPFFDLGQFERFRRIFHHSTYRVLLGHKDRKILSSLFVKENRFKQRVWIRGSRPEEEEIFQFTMAQVVSRVVADLLI; from the exons TTGTGttcttctttatctttatctttatctctaTCGTCTcccaaatctctctctttcttacaGAAAACCAAACCCTTGAGCTTCAATGGTGGTGTCTCAGGCTCACCTGTTACATATCGATTCAGAGCCTCCGCTGATGTTCCCGATTTTCTCTCTGCCGACTG GCTTGAATCTCGCAAGAAGAGACCTTTTGGCCCGAGATTAAAT TTTAGTGCAGAAGAAGCTGTCCAGCACCAGCTTGATGCATTGAAGTACAATGACCAGCCCCGGCAAGATTATGGAATCGAGGTTCTGTACAGG TTTGCTGGATTTGATCCTTTTGAAAGGTCCACCTATTTTGGGCCCTTCTTTGATTTGGGACag TTTGAACGGTTTAGGCGGATTTTTCACCATTCAACATATCGAGTTTTACTTGGTCATAAGGATAGAAAGATTCTTAGCAGCTTGTTTGTGAAGGAG AACCGATTCAAGCAGAGGGTTTGGATACGAGGAAGTCGCCCagaggaagaagaaatattCCAGTTTACCATGGCTCAG GTTGTCAGCAGGGTGGTTGCTGACCTGTTGATTTGA
- the LOC142612628 gene encoding uncharacterized protein LOC142612628 isoform X3: MSLCSSLSLSLSLSSPKSLSFLQKTKPLSFNGGVSGSPVTYRFRASADVPDFLSADWLESRKKRPFGPRLNFSAEEAVQHQLDALKYNDQPRQDYGIEVLYRFAGFDPFERSTYFGPFFDLGQFERFRRIFHHSTYRVLLGHKDRKILSSLFVKENRFKQRVWIRGSRPEEEEIFQFTMAQRVGGSWDGYWLTESLLHDGDAFAGGLAY, translated from the exons TTGTGttcttctttatctttatctttatctctaTCGTCTcccaaatctctctctttcttacaGAAAACCAAACCCTTGAGCTTCAATGGTGGTGTCTCAGGCTCACCTGTTACATATCGATTCAGAGCCTCCGCTGATGTTCCCGATTTTCTCTCTGCCGACTG GCTTGAATCTCGCAAGAAGAGACCTTTTGGCCCGAGATTAAAT TTTAGTGCAGAAGAAGCTGTCCAGCACCAGCTTGATGCATTGAAGTACAATGACCAGCCCCGGCAAGATTATGGAATCGAGGTTCTGTACAGG TTTGCTGGATTTGATCCTTTTGAAAGGTCCACCTATTTTGGGCCCTTCTTTGATTTGGGACag TTTGAACGGTTTAGGCGGATTTTTCACCATTCAACATATCGAGTTTTACTTGGTCATAAGGATAGAAAGATTCTTAGCAGCTTGTTTGTGAAGGAG AACCGATTCAAGCAGAGGGTTTGGATACGAGGAAGTCGCCCagaggaagaagaaatattCCAGTTTACCATGGCTCAG AGAGTTGGTGGTTCGTGGGATGGTTATTGGCTAACAGAAAGTCTACTTCACGACGGAGATGCTTTTGCTGGTGGTTTGGCTTACTGA
- the LOC142612628 gene encoding uncharacterized protein LOC142612628 isoform X1 codes for MSLCSSLSLSLSLSSPKSLSFLQKTKPLSFNGGVSGSPVTYRFRASADVPDFLSADWLESRKKRPFGPRLNFSAEEAVQHQLDALKYNDQPRQDYGIEVLYRFAGFDPFERSTYFGPFFDLGQFERFRRIFHHSTYRVLLGHKDRKILSSLFVKENRFKQRVWIRGSRPEEEEIFQFTMAQASISRNSFISWLAIWNGLSNQGRISSNGAMRETFNRFSVEASWRVVIICSLSVLSFEEFGSI; via the exons TTGTGttcttctttatctttatctttatctctaTCGTCTcccaaatctctctctttcttacaGAAAACCAAACCCTTGAGCTTCAATGGTGGTGTCTCAGGCTCACCTGTTACATATCGATTCAGAGCCTCCGCTGATGTTCCCGATTTTCTCTCTGCCGACTG GCTTGAATCTCGCAAGAAGAGACCTTTTGGCCCGAGATTAAAT TTTAGTGCAGAAGAAGCTGTCCAGCACCAGCTTGATGCATTGAAGTACAATGACCAGCCCCGGCAAGATTATGGAATCGAGGTTCTGTACAGG TTTGCTGGATTTGATCCTTTTGAAAGGTCCACCTATTTTGGGCCCTTCTTTGATTTGGGACag TTTGAACGGTTTAGGCGGATTTTTCACCATTCAACATATCGAGTTTTACTTGGTCATAAGGATAGAAAGATTCTTAGCAGCTTGTTTGTGAAGGAG AACCGATTCAAGCAGAGGGTTTGGATACGAGGAAGTCGCCCagaggaagaagaaatattCCAGTTTACCATGGCTCAG GCTTCAATCTCAAGGAATTCTTTTATTAGCTGGCTGGCAATATGGAATGGACTCTCAAACCAAGGCAGAATTAGCTCAAATGGGGCCATGAGGGAGACTTTTAATAGGTTTTCCGTAGAAGCTAGTTGGAGAGTTGTGATAATTTGTTCTTTGAGTGttctttcttttgaagaatTTGGAAGCATCTGA
- the LOC142612628 gene encoding uncharacterized protein LOC142612628 isoform X2 has translation MSLCSSLSLSLSLSSPKSLSFLQKTKPLSFNGGVSGSPVTYRFRASADVPDFLSADWLESRKKRPFGPRLNFSAEEAVQHQLDALKYNDQPRQDYGIEVLYRFAGFDPFERSTYFGPFFDLGQFERFRRIFHHSTYRVLLGHKDRKILSSLFVKENRFKQRVWIRGSRPEEEEIFQFTMAQAESWWFVGWLLANRKSTSRRRCFCWWFGLLNMQCSHHIVDPCK, from the exons TTGTGttcttctttatctttatctttatctctaTCGTCTcccaaatctctctctttcttacaGAAAACCAAACCCTTGAGCTTCAATGGTGGTGTCTCAGGCTCACCTGTTACATATCGATTCAGAGCCTCCGCTGATGTTCCCGATTTTCTCTCTGCCGACTG GCTTGAATCTCGCAAGAAGAGACCTTTTGGCCCGAGATTAAAT TTTAGTGCAGAAGAAGCTGTCCAGCACCAGCTTGATGCATTGAAGTACAATGACCAGCCCCGGCAAGATTATGGAATCGAGGTTCTGTACAGG TTTGCTGGATTTGATCCTTTTGAAAGGTCCACCTATTTTGGGCCCTTCTTTGATTTGGGACag TTTGAACGGTTTAGGCGGATTTTTCACCATTCAACATATCGAGTTTTACTTGGTCATAAGGATAGAAAGATTCTTAGCAGCTTGTTTGTGAAGGAG AACCGATTCAAGCAGAGGGTTTGGATACGAGGAAGTCGCCCagaggaagaagaaatattCCAGTTTACCATGGCTCAG GCAGAGAGTTGGTGGTTCGTGGGATGGTTATTGGCTAACAGAAAGTCTACTTCACGACGGAGATGCTTTTGCTGGTGGTTTGGCTTACTGAACATGCAATGCAGCCATCATATTGTGGACCCCTGTAAATGA
- the LOC142612628 gene encoding uncharacterized protein LOC142612628 isoform X4 has protein sequence MSLCSSLSLSLSLSSPKSLSFLQKTKPLSFNGGVSGSPVTYRFRASADVPDFLSADWLESRKKRPFGPRLNFSAEEAVQHQLDALKYNDQPRQDYGIEVLYRFAGFDPFERSTYFGPFFDLGQFERFRRIFHHSTYRVLLGHKDRKILSSLFVKENRFKQRVWIRGSRPEEEEIFQFTMAQGYAGFRLSAGWLLTC, from the exons TTGTGttcttctttatctttatctttatctctaTCGTCTcccaaatctctctctttcttacaGAAAACCAAACCCTTGAGCTTCAATGGTGGTGTCTCAGGCTCACCTGTTACATATCGATTCAGAGCCTCCGCTGATGTTCCCGATTTTCTCTCTGCCGACTG GCTTGAATCTCGCAAGAAGAGACCTTTTGGCCCGAGATTAAAT TTTAGTGCAGAAGAAGCTGTCCAGCACCAGCTTGATGCATTGAAGTACAATGACCAGCCCCGGCAAGATTATGGAATCGAGGTTCTGTACAGG TTTGCTGGATTTGATCCTTTTGAAAGGTCCACCTATTTTGGGCCCTTCTTTGATTTGGGACag TTTGAACGGTTTAGGCGGATTTTTCACCATTCAACATATCGAGTTTTACTTGGTCATAAGGATAGAAAGATTCTTAGCAGCTTGTTTGTGAAGGAG AACCGATTCAAGCAGAGGGTTTGGATACGAGGAAGTCGCCCagaggaagaagaaatattCCAGTTTACCATGGCTCAG GGCTATGCTGGTTTCAGGTTGTCAGCAGGGTGGTTGCTGACCTGTTGA